A genomic stretch from Xenopus laevis strain J_2021 chromosome 6S, Xenopus_laevis_v10.1, whole genome shotgun sequence includes:
- the plag1.S gene encoding zinc finger protein PLAG1 isoform X2, which yields MATHSPEKTHKCNYCEKMFHRKDHLKNHLHTHDPNKEAFKCEECGKNYNTKLGFKRHLALHAATSGDLTCKVCLQTFESTVVLLEHLKTHAGKSSSGVKEKKHQCEHCDRRFYTRKDVRRHMVVHTGRKDFLCQYCAQRFGRKDHLTRHMKKSHNQELLKVKTEPMDLLDHFTCGVPIKDELLPVMSLSSSELTSKPFTNSMQLNLYNTQIQSMQSSATTHQMVAPTLSLGMPCPIDMDHVHPSHQLSLKYPLNSTSYAISMPEKEQPLKGEIESYLMELQSGMPPSSQDSPSSSSKLGMDPQVGPLDDCSDGVSLSKSSVSISESSSLDFNQLFNFIPANGPPYNVPVSVGNLGMGYSSEEAHSSMPHLMLQPQDPQDPSNNLCFGSLHPLSSAFTSSLSTTTTLPRFHQAFQ from the coding sequence ATGGCTACTCattctccagagaaaacacaCAAGTGCAATTATTGCGAGAAAATGTTTCACCGAAAAGATCACTTAAAGAATCACCTTCATACCCACGATCCTAATAAAGAGGCATTTAAGTGTGAAGAATGCGGAAAGAACTATAACACAAAGCTTGGTTTTAAACGTCACTTGGCCTTGCATGCTGCAACAAGTGGAGACCTCACCTGTAAAGTATGCCTGCAGACTTTTGAAAGCACAGTTGTGCTGCTGGAGCACCTAAAAACCCATGCAGGCAAATCTTCCAGTGGtgttaaggaaaaaaaacaccaatgtgAGCATTGTGACCGGCGGTTTTATACACGCAAAGATGTCCGTAGACACATGGTAGTGCACACTGGGAGAAAGGACTTCCTTTGTCAATATTGTGCACAGAGGTTTGGGCGTAAGGATCATCTAACTCGTCATATGAAGAAAAGTCATAATCAAGAACTGCTAAAAGTCAAAACAGAACCCATGGACCTCTTAGACCATTTTACCTGCGGTGTTCCTATTAAAGATGAGCTGCTTCCTGTGATGTCTTTATCTTCCAGTGAGCTGACATCAAAGCCATTCACAAATAGTATGCAATTAAACCTTTACAATACACAAATTCAATCCATGCAGAGTTCTGCAACTACTCATCAAATGGTCGCTCCAACATTGTCTTTGGGTATGCCTTGCCCAATAGATATGGATCATGTCCATCCTTCTCACCAGCTGTCTCTGAAATACCCACTTAATTCTACCTCATATGCAATTTCGATGCCTGAGAAAGAACAGCCGTTGAAAGGGGAAATCGAAAGTTACCTTATGGAATTGCAAAGTGGCATGCCACCCTCATCCCAGGATTCTCCATCATCCTCTTCAAAATTAGGAATGGATCCTCAAGTAGGGCCATTGGATGATTGTTCTGATGGAGTATCCCTCTCGAAAAGTTCAGTTTCGATAAGTGAATCATCATCGTTGGATTTTAATCAGCTTTTCAATTTTATACCTGCCAATGGTCCTCCATACAACGTCCCTGTATCTGTTGGTAATTTAGGAATGGGCTATTCCTCAGAGGAAGCCCATTCCTCAATGCCACACCTCATGCTGCAACCACAAGATCCTCAAGACCCCAGCAATAATTTATGTTTTGGCTCTCTACACCCATTGTCCTCTGCTTTTACAAGTAGTTTAAGCACTACAACAACATTGCCACGTTTCCATCAAGCTTTCCAATAG
- the plag1.S gene encoding zinc finger protein PLAG1 isoform X1 yields the protein MATVIPGDLSDVRETQTVPSGKRKRGETKPRKNFPCQLCEKAFNSVEKLKVHSYTHTGERPYKCSQQDCTKAFVSKYKLLRHMATHSPEKTHKCNYCEKMFHRKDHLKNHLHTHDPNKEAFKCEECGKNYNTKLGFKRHLALHAATSGDLTCKVCLQTFESTVVLLEHLKTHAGKSSSGVKEKKHQCEHCDRRFYTRKDVRRHMVVHTGRKDFLCQYCAQRFGRKDHLTRHMKKSHNQELLKVKTEPMDLLDHFTCGVPIKDELLPVMSLSSSELTSKPFTNSMQLNLYNTQIQSMQSSATTHQMVAPTLSLGMPCPIDMDHVHPSHQLSLKYPLNSTSYAISMPEKEQPLKGEIESYLMELQSGMPPSSQDSPSSSSKLGMDPQVGPLDDCSDGVSLSKSSVSISESSSLDFNQLFNFIPANGPPYNVPVSVGNLGMGYSSEEAHSSMPHLMLQPQDPQDPSNNLCFGSLHPLSSAFTSSLSTTTTLPRFHQAFQ from the exons ATGGCCACTGTCATTCCTGGTGATTTGTCAGACGtaagagagacccaaacagttcCTTCAGGGAAGCGTAAGCGTGGTGAAACAAAACCAAGAAAAAACTTCCCTTGCCAACTGTGTGAAAAGGCATTTAACAGTGTTGAAAAATTAAAAGTTCATTCTTACACTCACACAGGAGAGAGGCCCTATAAGTGCTCACAACAAGACTGCACCAAGGCCTTTGTTTCTAAATACAAATTACTAAG GCATATGGCTACTCattctccagagaaaacacaCAAGTGCAATTATTGCGAGAAAATGTTTCACCGAAAAGATCACTTAAAGAATCACCTTCATACCCACGATCCTAATAAAGAGGCATTTAAGTGTGAAGAATGCGGAAAGAACTATAACACAAAGCTTGGTTTTAAACGTCACTTGGCCTTGCATGCTGCAACAAGTGGAGACCTCACCTGTAAAGTATGCCTGCAGACTTTTGAAAGCACAGTTGTGCTGCTGGAGCACCTAAAAACCCATGCAGGCAAATCTTCCAGTGGtgttaaggaaaaaaaacaccaatgtgAGCATTGTGACCGGCGGTTTTATACACGCAAAGATGTCCGTAGACACATGGTAGTGCACACTGGGAGAAAGGACTTCCTTTGTCAATATTGTGCACAGAGGTTTGGGCGTAAGGATCATCTAACTCGTCATATGAAGAAAAGTCATAATCAAGAACTGCTAAAAGTCAAAACAGAACCCATGGACCTCTTAGACCATTTTACCTGCGGTGTTCCTATTAAAGATGAGCTGCTTCCTGTGATGTCTTTATCTTCCAGTGAGCTGACATCAAAGCCATTCACAAATAGTATGCAATTAAACCTTTACAATACACAAATTCAATCCATGCAGAGTTCTGCAACTACTCATCAAATGGTCGCTCCAACATTGTCTTTGGGTATGCCTTGCCCAATAGATATGGATCATGTCCATCCTTCTCACCAGCTGTCTCTGAAATACCCACTTAATTCTACCTCATATGCAATTTCGATGCCTGAGAAAGAACAGCCGTTGAAAGGGGAAATCGAAAGTTACCTTATGGAATTGCAAAGTGGCATGCCACCCTCATCCCAGGATTCTCCATCATCCTCTTCAAAATTAGGAATGGATCCTCAAGTAGGGCCATTGGATGATTGTTCTGATGGAGTATCCCTCTCGAAAAGTTCAGTTTCGATAAGTGAATCATCATCGTTGGATTTTAATCAGCTTTTCAATTTTATACCTGCCAATGGTCCTCCATACAACGTCCCTGTATCTGTTGGTAATTTAGGAATGGGCTATTCCTCAGAGGAAGCCCATTCCTCAATGCCACACCTCATGCTGCAACCACAAGATCCTCAAGACCCCAGCAATAATTTATGTTTTGGCTCTCTACACCCATTGTCCTCTGCTTTTACAAGTAGTTTAAGCACTACAACAACATTGCCACGTTTCCATCAAGCTTTCCAATAG